CGAGATCGACAGGGGAGGGGCGTCATTGAGAGCTTCCTCGGCGACGACCGGACCGGCTACGCCGTGGCGTCCACAGTCGCCAGCAAGATGCGGTACTATTCGGCCGTGGCCGCCCTCTGGCAGCGGTGTGAGCACAAGATAAGCCTCCGGGAGTGGCTATCAAGCAGCTCGATTCTGCTGCTGGGCGACAACGAGACGGCATCAGCCTCACTTGATGTAGTGAATCAACTGATGTTTACCGTCATCGCCGAGGAAATTGATCTCCAGGGAAACTCTGCCAACCGAAGGACATGGCTCTGGCTCGACGAAGTGCGTCTCGCTGGCGGTGTGCTCAACAGCGGGAAGCTTGCCCGCCTTGCCGTCAAGGGCCGCTCACGCGGCGCCGCCCTGGTGCTTAGCTTTCAAGATATCGATGGGTTTCGGCTGGTCGCGGGCAAGGAGACCGCCAACGAGGTCGTCGCTCAGTGCAGCAATATTGCGTTACTTAGGATGTCGGGGGAGGCGTCCGCTGAGTGGGCATCCAAGGTCATTGGCCAACACGAGACGATCGAGGTGCACCACTCGGATTCCACCAGGTTGCTGGGTGCTGAGAGTCGGACCGAGCAACGCGTCGTCAAAGACGCCCTTATGCCCTCGCAGTTCTACGAGTTCCCGGCCACGAACCCACAGAACGGCCTGCACGGAGTATTCATCTCGACCGCCAGGGGGGCTGAGCTGGTGAGGATAGCGCCGAACGAGGTTGCAGAGGTTGTCGTCACCGCCCTGCAGGAAGAGCGGGATGCCATCGTGGTGAGGCCCAGCGCGGATCAGTGGCTACGGGAGTGGACTTCCAGTGACTACCGGCGGCTCGGTGTCGAACGCGGGATTGAGGGCGCCGCCCATGTGACGCCCGAGATGAAGCCGAAACTCAGGCTGCGCCGTCCTGACGGCATGGCGGAGGTGCGGCTACCGAAGGCGGTCGTGTAAGGAAGCAGGGAAGGATTGATAAAAAGAGAAGTGAGAGGAGTCGCCACGGTGCGGTTCGTGCTGCTCGGTCAGAGGCAGACAAGAACTGGCTGACGCTGTCTGGCAGCGGTACTCGGATCGCCGCCCATCCCTTGTTGCGAGCATGAGGTCACCACGTGTTCGGGTTGCCGTCATGGGCTTCTGCCGCCCGCCCCTTTATCAGGACAGCTGGAGGTCGGCAACGCAGTAAGCATTCGCCGGCGCCAGCGCCGTGGTTGGAAAAGTGCGCAGAAGTTTACGTCCTGCGCGTATTTGAGGACAAAACTCTGAGGTTGAAAACGACTGGGAATCTGGATTTCGTCGCCAGAATCCACATCGACGGAGATCAGGGATACAACCGACCAATCGTCTCAAGGCTTGGGCTATTTAGCAAATCGCCAGGTGTTACGTAGTCAGCGATGACGGCCAAGGCCTTCTGGGCTGGCGAAGCGGACAAGGGCGCGGTGCAGCGGAACTCTCTGTCAGCATTGTCAACGAATGGGGCGTCGGCGATAGACGAGACAAACTCTCGGGCCAATGCTTCCACCTGGGTTTCAGAGACCTCTGGTGCTTTCTCGTTAGCCGTCGCGACAGCATTCCCAGCCGCCGAGCCGGCCATGAAGGGCACCTGCTCTCCCGTCCATTCGTAGATCATCGCATCCAACTCAGCTTCGGACACATCCACGGGAGCCGCGGTCGCATAAAGCAACTCTCCTGGCCCTTCGGGTTCATCCAGAATCCGTGCGAACAAGCTACCCGGTTCGATAGTTGGAATCTCGGTCTCCGGCCGAGCTGCAAACAACCGCTCCCGAATCCGCCGCCCGGCCCAACGACGCCGGGGCTCTCGCCTCGATTGCGAGAGGATTGCGAGGGAGTAGACATCATCGTCCTCTAGTAAAGCTTCGTCGTACGCGCGGTATACAAACTCTGAGCAGATCATCGGCTCGCGGCCCTCAGAACTGATCAGACGGATGAACTCGTTGGCTCTATGCAGCACGCCGTAAATGATCTTACGAAGGAGGCCATCGCCGAGGTTGACCTTGTGCGCTACGCAGATTGCCGCGACCAACAAGATCTGGTCGAAGCCGTAGCGGCTCCCGTCAGAAAGCCGCCTATTTGCCGCTGTAAGAACCGCACCTAGCTCATGAGTGGAGGTTAGCCTACGCACCTCTACCCAGTCGCAACCGGCAATGCTGTAGTGCAGCGGATTTGGGTGCAGCCCTGGGTTGCCCATAATGAGCGACTCGCCAACTTGCTCGTCGCCAAGATACAACCCGGCATGACTGACTTCCGTTCCATCCAGCTTGCGGATCAGCACCGACATCGCGTTCTTCCAGGCATTCGATGCACGGTAGAGCAGCACGTCACCAGGAAGAAGATCGTTTGCGTCTAGACTGTTCATGGCATGCCCTTCTTGCAATATTCCTATTCTATAGATGTTAAAGTAAATAGCCGTAACTGTAACTCAAAGCCCAACGAATCGTATTGGTGTGATCTGTCTGATTCCTGATAGCCACCCAGGAAATCAATTCGAATGCAAATCACTCAATATTGACGACGAACTCCCCGCTACGAGCAACGCACACGCCGCCTTTCACAACGAAGCACTCGACCCAGTGCATTCCAGCGTATTGCGTCGATTCATGCCGCTTCCTGCCGCTGGCATCGCTGCGGTAAAAATCCCCCCGTAGCTGCTGGGCCGCTGTTGCTTCTTTCCCGGTATTCACCACCTGCCAGTGAACGTCATAGGGCTTTGGGATGTCAGTGATCGCCTGGAATTCGAGGTCAACCCGCTTGGGGAGCGGCGCGCCGTTGCTGCCAAACCGTGTCGGGCGGAATCCGTTCCGGAAGTAGCGGGCGCGAATCTCGACTCGGTGACCCAACGGTCGCATTCGCCACTTTGGCGGCTGCCGGTGTGGGGCGTCGAGGCGCAACCAGGCACGCGGCACGCGGCCGAACGCGGAGATCGGCGCCTGCTGGGCGCCCGGCAGTGGGCCGGAGTATCGGCTTGCCACGGCGCTGCCCGGGCGGTCGCCGAAGACGCCCCGGAGCTTCGTTTCAAGTTCGCCGCGAGACGTGACGTTGAGGAGGTCGTCGATGTCTTCTTGGACCCATTCGACCCACTGGAAAAACGCTTCCGCCTTGTTGCTGCCCGGCTCGTTCCAGCGATCGGCAAAATTCTCTTCTGGGTTCACCGGGTTGGGAATTACCCACTGGTCAGCGTCGCAGCGGATCGCCCCGGACTGCTGGTAGTCCCGCATCCTGTGGACGAAGCTCGCGAGCGTCGAGTACACGTCGGGTTCTTGCCGATACCCGCTGGCTGCCAGCGTCGAGATGATCATCGAGATCGGTTTGTCACACTCATCATCGCGGCCGTCAAAGCGGACGTCACGGTGTCGTTTGAGAATCTGGATCGCCCGTTGCAACGGAGTCCGCACGAGCTGGTCGGGGACATCGTCCACGCGAGCGAATAGGTCTGGGTGGCGCGCCTGAAGCGACGCCCGCGAGCGGGCCGCGACCGCGAGAAATACCTCGCGTTGCCGCTCGAAGAACCAATCGACGTAGCCTGCGGGGTTCGTGCCGCCCCAGCGGTAAACGTCGGCGGTGCGGTTGGTGAGCGCGACCGATTGCTCGCTGTGGCGCGGCTGGACTCCGGCGTGGTAGGACGGGTCGGGAACGCACGGCAGCACGTCGAGATGGAAGCCTACGCCGTCCGCCTCGGCGTAGGTGAGCGTCCAGCAACGTCTCCCCTCGGCGTCGAGCATGTCCCGATATTTGCCATGCGCCTTCAGGCGGTCGCCAACCAGCCGCTTGACGACGGAGGGCGAAGTCGCCCCCTTCGGGATCTTGAGTTCACAGACCAGATCAATGTCGTACTCCGGGGACTGGTAGGTCGGCAGCGGGCGGACCACCGTGCCGAGCCGGAACGACCCCTGTGGGTAGACGCGCGTCTCTCCCGTCGCGCCGTGATACTCCCCCTCTTCGAGCCAGCGTCCGACCGCTTCGTACCGTTCCACCGCTTCGCGGTACTTCGAGGGGGGGATGTCAAGTTCCCTGGCGACCTCGACTAGCAGCGTGTCAACGATCAGCATCCGGTTGTCGGGCATTGTGGAATCCTTTCAGTTTTCTTGGGCGATCCGCAGCGCTGGCCGGAAGCCATCGACGGACCGATTCTGGTCGTAAACGAGGAAGGGTAGGTCGGCCTTCGGCATCCACACGCGACCCATTTCGACGGCGGCCGACACTGGGACCGCCGGGAAGACGTGCAGTTCAGCCGCCTCTCCGTGTTCGTTTTTTATCTGCTCGAACGCCAACCGAATGGCCCGGCGGAAGTCCTGGAGGTGGGCGGCGGATTGCATATAGTCATTCCCGGGCGCTGCGTGGGACAGCGACCACACGGCCGCGTCCTCCCCAACGACCGTGAGGGCGCGTTCGGAACGGATATGCGCCGACAATTCCAGTAGCAGCGCGACGCGGCCAGAAACTCCGGCGCAGCGCTGGCTGACGCTGTGGTTCACCGGAGACGCCTGATCGTTCCAGACCCAAGTCGGCGGCTCGCGGCGGCGCTGCCGCACTTCGGCATGTGGGATGTCAGAGAGAAGCCTGCCGAGGAGCACCAGGAGTGGGATCGGCGCGAGGCCGAACACTGAAAGCCGACGGATCTCGTCGCTGGCGATGCGCGGGGTGACTTGCGCCGCGAAACTGCGGCGGAGGTGCTCCGCCTCCAGCGTCCAGTACTCTTCTTCCCGGTCCTCGAATGAACTGTTACGTAGTCCAAACGCGATGGGTTGCCTCGTCGCGGGGTACTGGTCGGGTAGGAGAGCAGCCGCGGCTTCTTCGTAGCTGAGCGGCGCCTGGTGCTCGCCGATCCGGGCGCCGTACAAGAGAATATGGGATTGCATCGCCTCGGCGACACCGCCGGCTATTTCAAGACGCTCCTCGTGCCGCCGTTTCATCTCGCGGAGCCGATCGACGGGGTGCCCGTCGACATCCACCCGGTCGACCAAACGGTGGTCGGCGCACAGCAGCATCAGATTGGCCAGTTCCCCCTTGAGCTTCTCCGAAAGGATGGCGTCTCCACGGGGGCCTCCAGGCCGATCCGCGACAATGTGGGCGATGTACGCGGAGTTGAACTCTGCTTGGGTGACGTCGTCGCGGTAGAGCGGGCGGTTGCAGCCCTCATACTCACACCGCCCGCCCGCCTGTCCCCAGAGGCAGAATTTGACCCATTCTTTGATGTAGCTGACCGACATAGGTAATCCCTGGGCTAGGGTTTCGAGCGTTTGCGGCCCTTCACGGCGACCGACTTGGGGCCGGGCTTCCCGGGTCCGTGGCATTGATCGCCCGGCAGGGATCGATGGTGGGGTTTGACGGGCACGGTTTTCGGGTCCGAGATGGCGGGCCGTGCCGAGCCGCCGCAGTTTTCCTTGGACATGGGTCTTCTTCTCTGTGGGGCGTACGACGATGGCGAGAGCCTATCTCTCCTATTACTACGAAGCGCCGTTACAATCAGAAGCTTTCGCCACTTCGGGCCGGCTGTAACGGCCCTTCGTATAGGTCGGTGCCCCCGCCGATTGTTCACGCGGTCACCAGAGGCTTCCCTATGAACCCAACCGTCGAAGAGCCGCCAGATGAGGTCGATATCGCCCTACGGCTCCTGGAAGGGGACCAGTCGTGCCTGGCCGACCTCATCCGGCTGACGGCGCCAATTGAAGAGGCGATCCGCGGTCGCTTCCCCTCCCTCGCGGCCGACGCTGAGGACATAGTGGCCGAAGCGGTGCGCAGGCTCTGGAAGGCGAGGGCGAACTTCGACCCTGACCGGCCGCTGCGGCCGTACCTATACCGGATCGCCGAACGGGTAGGGCTAGATTACGTCGAAGGACGGCTGAGGTGGCTCGCGATGCGAGCTAAGGAGGTCGCGTGGGAAACCGAGCAGCTTGCTGTCGTCCCTCCGCCCTACTGCGAGGAGTTAGCTGCGGAGGACGTAGCGCCAGCTCCGAGCAAGAAGCTGCTGCGTGACGTGCGAGAAGCCGTCGACGGGCTGAAGAACCCTTTACACAAAGCGGTGCTGGTGGCCTACGCGGAGGCCGGTGACTACGTGCTGGATGCCGGGCTGCTGGGACAGCGGCTGGGAGAGGAGCATAACGGCGGGGTCCCGATCCCTGCGGGCACGATTCGACAGTACAAGCATCGCGCCAAGTCCGCGGTGGAGGCGGAGCTTCGTAGACAGGGGCACAATGTGGATCTTCTGGTGAGGGTGATATGAGCAACAACAAGCAAGGCGAGCGACTAGACGCCTTATGCCATCGAGTGATTGTGCCGGCTGGCTTCGACCCGAAGAACGATGCGGAGATCGAGCGGATGCTCGAAGCGCTTGGCGGAGACGACACTGCAGAGCGAACCGATCGGATTCTCTTGAAGGTGCTCGGCAAGCGGCGTATGGCCTGGGAAGAACCGGTAGCTGAGGCCTATGAGTGCGACACGAACGATGCGGCCGCTAACGAGTTCGTTGAGATGTTCCGCGCGCCAGGTGAACCGCTGTCGGAGGATTTGGAAGCGAAGCTCCGGGAGATGGAGCAGCGGGCGATGGAAGAACCCAGCGAAGACGGCGAAACTGGTCCGAACGAAGAACGGGGCGAGCGTGGCGGTTCCAAGTAGCAATCCATGGCGCTTGGCGCACGCCGCGCGCGAGCGGGCAACGTTGGAGGGAGAAGCGGTGGCCGAAGCTCTTGGGTGCGATACCCCGCCGATCGATCCCTTCGACGTGGTGAGGCGGGAGCGCCGCCTGATCCATGCCGAGGGCGATGACTTCGGCGACGCGTTTGATGGGAGGATACGCTACCTCGGTCGCCGGTTCTTGATCGCCTACAACACTTGCTACGATCGGTGGCCGCATCAGGGCAAGCACCACTCGAAGGTCTTGTTCACGGTCGCTCACGAATTAGGCCACTTCTACCTGCCAGAGCACCGAAGGCGCTTGGTGACGAGCCGTCGGGCGCACGACTCCTTCACCGAGTTCGTGGCCGACCGTCAGATCGAGCAGGAGGCCGATGCGTTCGCCGCGGGCCTGCTGATGCCCAAACAGCTGCTGCGACGGTTTGTAAACGCCGAGAACTTCCCGACAATCGAACGCATCAAGGAAGTGCGCAACCTGTTCAGCGTCTCGCTGACGGGCCTGCTAGTCCGCTGGACACAGCTCTCGGACTTCCCGTGTCTGACCGTGGCGGCCCGCGGCGATGAGATCCTCTTCGGCTGGGCCTCCGAGTCGCTGCGCAGTCAGGGCGTGTGGGGAGTTCGCCGCGGTGAGCGTGCGGTAGGCAAGGAGTTTCAGTCCTTCGTTCGGCATTCTCAAACAGGGGGCGGATACCGCGAGTCAAAAGCGAACGGGGCACTATACTCCTGGGCCGAACATGAAGGTCGGCGGCTACTCACACAGGAACACTACTTCTATATCCCTCACACCGGGATGTCTTGGTGCCTCGTCATGGCAGACGAGCAAGACTTCGAGCGTCAGAGCTACTGATCAGCTTTATGCCGCAAGACCGTTCAAAGATGCGTCGGTCCGACACTCTCGCGTAGATTGGGCAGTTAAGGTAGGGCAAGCGTCAGGCTGCGTGCAAGTGGCTGACTTCCCGCGTCAACAGAAGGCATCGGCAACCGGCCTGCGGTGCAACTATCAGTGCAACGCGAACTGAACTGTGCTCGGAAAGCCCAGGGAGGTTACGCCCTCCCCGGCTGCATTCAGTATCAAAATCCGCTGCTGCATTCGTCGTTGAGCAGCGGTCTTGCCTTGTCCTGATCCACCGCAGCTGAGCCTTGGTTACTCGAGTCAGTGGTCTGTCCTCAGCATGTCCCACAGCAAACGAGCGATGGTGCTCACTACTTCAGCAGCTCAACCGCAAACCCACGCCGCGCAAGTCAATGCATCTTCAATAGGTTGTATGAGCGTAAAGCTGCGGTCGGTGTCTTGACCGCTGCACGAAGACCTTGCTTTCGCGGTCAGTTCTTCAACGGAGTGGAGTAGCCAGATGGGATGTATCGCCAAGCTGTCGAATTTGGGCGGCGATCTGACGGAGGTGAGGATCCGCGTGGGCGAAGAACCGCTTCAATCCGGGGCACAAATAGCTAAGTCCCGGCTGGCCGTCCGGGCTCTTGGTGAAGCGGTTCTTGGGGCAGTCGCCGTTGCAGGCGAAGCGGTAGTCGCACTTCTTGCAGTGGTCCGTCAGTGTGTCGCGTTTGTTGCAGCCAAACTTTCGCTGCTCTGGCGAGTAGACCATGTCGGCCAATTGAGGCCCGTCCTTGCTGAGCATTCCAATCTGGTACTCGGGGTAGACGAAATGGTCGCAAGAGTAAACCGCGCCGTCTTTCTCCAACGCGACGCATCTGCCGCAGGTTTCAGCCATTGTACAGAGCTGGGCGGGTTTGTTCATCCATTGCCCGACAGCCGACTCGAACCAGTTCACGTAGACTCTGCCAAGATCGTTCTCACGCCATAGATCGAACGTGCGGCAGAGGAAATCACCGAAGTCGTCGGGGTCCACCGACCAATCTGTCACGACCGAGGTCGAGCGGCCTGGCCTTGCTGCCTCAGAGCCAACTGGTGGCATGGAGTCCTGATTCCAGTGGCCCGGCGCCACGGCATGAAAGTCTCGTGGCTCTACGCAGGGGCTCCACTGGATGTAGTGGCAGCCCAAATCTTCGGTCAAGAACCGGTAGACGTCCTCGGGATGCCGGGCGTTGACGGCGTTCACGACCGCCAAAGCGCTGAACGGTATGTTATGCCGCTGAAGCAGGCGAGCTGCTGAGTACACCTTGTCGAACGTGGAGGCGCCGCCCCGCGTGACGCGGTAGCGATCATGAAGATGCTTGGGCCCGTCGATGCTAAGGCCGACGAAGAACTCGTTCTCCTTCAGAAACTCGCACCATTCGTCGTCGAGCAGCAAGCCGTTGGTTTGCAGGTCGTTCTCGATGTGTTTGTCGCCAGCATGCCTCGCTTGTATCCGAATGACCTTGCGGAAGAAGTCGAGACCCAAGAGCGTGGGCTCTCCACCGTGCCACGTAAACTCGATGATGTCGGTATCCTGACCGGCAACGTGTTGACGAATAAATTCCTCTAGCAACCCATCGGTGATTGGGCTGGCGGAGTCGTCGGCAAGCAGGCCCTGCTTGTGTAAGTAATAGCAGTAGGTGCAGTCGATGTTGCAGCGAGAACCAATGGGCTTGGCGGCGACGAAGAATGATCGGACAAGGCGTCGCATGGCCATTGAGGAATTGGATGAATCAGGGAGGGGCAGTCAGCACAGTGGCTGGCGGTTTACTGCAACGCCAAACGGTAATCGACTATCCGCTGTTCGAGAGCCAAGCCACGGGCAAAGTCCAGTTCTGAGAGGGGCTCTTGTCCTTGTCGCTATCACTTGTCTTGGTGAAGGCAATACAAGCTTTCACCTGAGAGAGTCACGGCGGCCTTGAGATCGGCTGCGTCCTCGCGGCACGGATCGATTAGTCATTCAACGGTCCTAAATCGCTCCATGTGGCAGGATCAATTCCCCATATCTCTTCGCAGTCAATTGCGAGATCTTCGAGGGATTGGTAAAAGCTATCCCATTTGCACGGTCCTTCTGAATTTACGTACTGGTATAGAAAATAGCCTCCATCCCCCTTCTCCGCACCTAGCCACCGTATGTCATTCGTTACATGATCGTCGGGTATTTTACATTCGATTCTCATGGTACTAACGGAATGTGAATATTCCGCCCTCCATTGAACTCAAAATGTCCATGTGGACCACGACTTGAAGCATAGGGGCTTCGAGGGTGTCCTGCCAAGTCGCTGTTTGAAAAGCGAACTCGCCGCATCCCGTCAGCCGAATAGAGGGAACCGTCCTTGCCTGTAGTATAGCCATCGCCCAGAAATCGCTCCGCATCGTCAAGGAATTTTCCTTCAGTTCTTGGTTTCGCTGTCACGTTGTTGTACGGATCGGCCTTAAATCCAGGAGGCTTGCGAGGTTTCCCAGTGACAGGATCCGGTCGTGGCTGGGCACACCCATTGTTATGCACGAGTGCTCCAAGCATCGAAACCCGATAAACATGGTCAGTCTCGACGGCCATGTTGTAGACACGGTGAACTCCTGGAACTTGCGCAAGTGACTGTACTTGGAGCTGGCCATCGGGACCGTCCAAGAAATCGTCACGCAGGAGTTCGCGTGCCGACACCCACGCATCGTCGTTTGATCGAAAGAACTTGTGAGATCCGGTTGTGCGAACGGACTCAATCTTGCCATCTTGATCGGCAAACGTAAGTTCGTAGAGGTCGTCGTTGAGGTGGTCGACCGTAGTCAATACCACCCGACCAGGGCCGTCCATTATTGGTGGACAGGGCTCGTTGGCGACTACCACGGCCTGTAAATTCTCGGGAAGGCCCATCTCTAAGAGGTCAAGTGGCAATGGAACGGTATTGCCGACTTCAGCCGAGTGTGCTGAGACCCAGGCAGGTGGCTGCAACGTCGAAACATGCACCAAGTCGACTGTGCCATCTTCCCAACGGCTTTCAGCCTTAAGCCGTACTTTCCGCCACGTTGTGGGGTCGACCTGAGTGTGACCTGCAAGCTCATCGGCCGAGTAAACGCCTGTAACTCGATCGCCAACCTGTATCTGCTCGATAGGAGCAGTCGTTTCTGCGACTGATGCGGCGACCGGTGTTGGCTCAATAGCTGGTTCGGGATCACCGGCGAAGAAGCACGGTATTGCGAAGAATCCAGCAAGCAATAGCCAGCAGGTCAACCACACAACCTTAATGCGAGCCCGGCTAAGCAGCGACGACTTTTCAGACGCAATGCAGCCCGGTTTAAATCCTGGAACTATTACTCCAGTTTCTTCAACTCGCTCGGAGGTTGGCATATTCGACGGCTCTGCCATTGCTTCAGCACTTTGTGGCCTTAAGGGGGCCTTCCTGGAATTCTGACGGCGGCGAGCTTTGCTGCTTGAGTTAGTTTTCTCTGGCTTGCGACTGTGCAATTCGGGTAGACCTACGCCGGCAACTGCGATAACTGTCGCCGAAACTGCCAAGACCATCGATGAGTTGTGTGACGTACCGCTTTCCACCTGCACAAGGTGGGTCTCGGCTAACCGTCCCACGTCTGCGTGCTGCAGAACAGGGGTGCCAGCGACGAAGCAGAATCCGCCGCGAGTGCTTGGGGGGGCGTGTCCTGCTCGGGCAGCGGCGCGCGCTGCCGACGCGCCGGCAAATGCTCCCCCGACGATCCCTTCAATCAAACCTGCCATGAGCCCTTCTGCAGCAATGTCGCCGAAGGATGCTTTGGGGGAGGCAAATGCTCCTGCCAGCAGGCCAGCGAGGCCTCCCCCAATGGCGCCGGCAACGGCTCCAGCTGCGGCTCCCGGAGGTCCCCCCATGACTCCGCCGGCGGCAAAACCTGCTGCGAGACCGGATGAAGCCCCCGCCAGACCGCCGATTGCACTGCGAGTGCCGATTCCGTACAACCCCGAGGGATCAACGTAGATCACCGAGTTATTGCCGACGTAGCGGTGCAGGTTCATGTCGCCCGCGGCAAACCCCATCGGGTCGCGGGAAACAAACCCTCCGATGCTCGTGCTGTACCACCGAGCTCGGGCGTAGACGAGGCCGGTCGTGACGTCCAGGCTCTGGCCGGCAAAGAATCGGGTGTTGCCAACGGACGACGTCGATGTCGGGTTCGCCCAGTTGACATCATAGATGGTCACCCTGCCGAAGGGATCGTAGTCGTAGCGTTCTTGGACGACGCCCGCAGCATTGACAACGGCCGTGATATTGTGGTTGGCGTCGGACAGGTAGTAGAGTCGGTCCCCCGACACAAGCACGCCGGCTGAATAGCTGTCACGCAGGATGGGCGAGTCGATATAACGCAGTGACCAGACGTACTGCCGGTGGGGTTGAAGAACACTCTGGCCATCCGGCAGTCGCGTCTCGACGACCTGCTCGCCATCGTAGTAGAAATGCTCATCGGTTCCACCGCTGACCCGTTCGATCCGCCGGTCCTGGCCATCGTACTCATAGGTAACGGTTGTCGTTCCGTCGCTGGCCGACACAATACGGTTCCATGCGTCGTACTCCAGCGTCAATCCGGTAGTCTCGTTGCCAGGTTTGGGAGTGGTGATCATGTTCCCGGCGCGGTCGTACGCGGGCGTAGCGGCACCGGCGCTGATGGAGGTGATCTCATTGGCGGCGTTGCTCTGTCTGGTCTGGACGGTCCCGTCGTCGTCGAAGCTGCTCCAGTTGCCCAGCGCGTCGTGTCCCCAGTCCTGCGTGTAGCCGCTGCCTCGCTCAAACGACACGAGTTGGTCGAGGTCGTCATACTCATAAGCTTGGTCAAGAGAGGACTGCAGGGCATTGTCGCGGGCCGTGCGGTTTCCAGCGCGGTCGTACGTGTAGTTGTATTCGTCGAGCACGCTCGGAGTGGAACCATAGTCGTTCCAGACCTGATCAGCGACCCGGCCGAATCGGTCGAGTGCATCGAAGTTGCTTGCTGAGTAGTCGAGCTTGACCTCTGGCTCCTCGTAATCTTCGCTTGCCAGGGCGTCCAAGCCGAGATACTCGTACGCCGCGTGCGTGTTGGTCCCGTCGCCGATCGTTGCGACGCGTGAGAGCACGTCATCGATCGAACCAGAGCTGCCGTACCCGTACTCAACCGTCCTGCCGTTCGGATAGATTAAGTCGGTGAGTCTTAAGTGGGCTGCGACGCCCGCGCTGGCGCCGTCATCGTAGACGTAGGAAACGCTCGGCGTTGTGGAAGTGTTGACAGCGCCGTCGTTAGCCTGCCACTCTTCAATCAGGTTCCCCCAGCCGTCGTAGGCGTACTCGATCTGATTGACGACCTGCGTGCCACTTGTATCGCCGTAGCTAGTAATCGACTGCTGACGGCCGAGATCGTCGTAGGCGTAGGCGATTCGGCGGATCGAGCCATCGACGTTTTCCCCGCCGATCCCCAGATCTGTGACGGTGTCGTCGGACAAGCGGCCGGCCGCGTCGTAGCTGTACGCGTGGACGACGCCGCGTTGGTCGGTGGCCGTAACCGCACGGTCCAGCCAGTCGTAGGTCGTGGTGACGTGATCTCCGTTATCGGTAGTGATCGACCACACCAGTGTGTTCTGATCCTGCGTGAGCACGTCCGTTGCATCGGCAGATACCTCTCCCGTCCGCACGAACGCATTGGTGGGCGACTCGTAAAGGTAGCGAGTTGCTTGGCTGACGACGCCCCCGCCGCTCCCTTTGGCGTTGAGGGCGGTGACCGTAGCGAGGCGTCCGAGTGTGTCGTACTCGTACGCAGTTGTGATGTCCTGCCGCGTGTCGGTCTCAACGACGGCGCCGTCGTTGTAGTTCCGGATCTCGCGGATTGGACGGTCCAGGAGGTCGTACTGCGTTTCAAAGATGCGGCCGAGGTTGTCAACCTGGCGCTCAATCCTGCCGGCGTCACTCAGACGCGGGTCGTAAACCGATTTGGTGACGAGGTAGTTGTCGGAGGAGTTGGGCTCCGGGGCGGTAGACTCTACCACGT
This genomic interval from Posidoniimonas corsicana contains the following:
- a CDS encoding type IV secretion system DNA-binding domain-containing protein, which gives rise to MEWVSGLFVLGLAVSVLGARPIARKLRIRAYSRGRLLRSKHPAQKVAGDKSTGLRWGNAYLPESAATQHTLVVGTTGSGKSQVQRLLMREPLLRIKPGSDHRALVYDAKGESTAYLRRIGVTAPLYSLNPFEKRNDWPKAVAWDIGKDITSPARALNLAAALIKQEQGGANGYFTDAARLVVDGVVTSFMRHAGSDWTLADLVNAATTRSAMERVLSRDRQGRGVIESFLGDDRTGYAVASTVASKMRYYSAVAALWQRCEHKISLREWLSSSSILLLGDNETASASLDVVNQLMFTVIAEEIDLQGNSANRRTWLWLDEVRLAGGVLNSGKLARLAVKGRSRGAALVLSFQDIDGFRLVAGKETANEVVAQCSNIALLRMSGEASAEWASKVIGQHETIEVHHSDSTRLLGAESRTEQRVVKDALMPSQFYEFPATNPQNGLHGVFISTARGAELVRIAPNEVAEVVVTALQEERDAIVVRPSADQWLREWTSSDYRRLGVERGIEGAAHVTPEMKPKLRLRRPDGMAEVRLPKAVV
- a CDS encoding nucleotidyltransferase, translated to MPDNRMLIVDTLLVEVARELDIPPSKYREAVERYEAVGRWLEEGEYHGATGETRVYPQGSFRLGTVVRPLPTYQSPEYDIDLVCELKIPKGATSPSVVKRLVGDRLKAHGKYRDMLDAEGRRCWTLTYAEADGVGFHLDVLPCVPDPSYHAGVQPRHSEQSVALTNRTADVYRWGGTNPAGYVDWFFERQREVFLAVAARSRASLQARHPDLFARVDDVPDQLVRTPLQRAIQILKRHRDVRFDGRDDECDKPISMIISTLAASGYRQEPDVYSTLASFVHRMRDYQQSGAIRCDADQWVIPNPVNPEENFADRWNEPGSNKAEAFFQWVEWVQEDIDDLLNVTSRGELETKLRGVFGDRPGSAVASRYSGPLPGAQQAPISAFGRVPRAWLRLDAPHRQPPKWRMRPLGHRVEIRARYFRNGFRPTRFGSNGAPLPKRVDLEFQAITDIPKPYDVHWQVVNTGKEATAAQQLRGDFYRSDASGRKRHESTQYAGMHWVECFVVKGGVCVARSGEFVVNIE
- a CDS encoding SAVED domain-containing protein, giving the protein MSVSYIKEWVKFCLWGQAGGRCEYEGCNRPLYRDDVTQAEFNSAYIAHIVADRPGGPRGDAILSEKLKGELANLMLLCADHRLVDRVDVDGHPVDRLREMKRRHEERLEIAGGVAEAMQSHILLYGARIGEHQAPLSYEEAAAALLPDQYPATRQPIAFGLRNSSFEDREEEYWTLEAEHLRRSFAAQVTPRIASDEIRRLSVFGLAPIPLLVLLGRLLSDIPHAEVRQRRREPPTWVWNDQASPVNHSVSQRCAGVSGRVALLLELSAHIRSERALTVVGEDAAVWSLSHAAPGNDYMQSAAHLQDFRRAIRLAFEQIKNEHGEAAELHVFPAVPVSAAVEMGRVWMPKADLPFLVYDQNRSVDGFRPALRIAQEN
- a CDS encoding RNA polymerase sigma factor codes for the protein MNPTVEEPPDEVDIALRLLEGDQSCLADLIRLTAPIEEAIRGRFPSLAADAEDIVAEAVRRLWKARANFDPDRPLRPYLYRIAERVGLDYVEGRLRWLAMRAKEVAWETEQLAVVPPPYCEELAAEDVAPAPSKKLLRDVREAVDGLKNPLHKAVLVAYAEAGDYVLDAGLLGQRLGEEHNGGVPIPAGTIRQYKHRAKSAVEAELRRQGHNVDLLVRVI
- a CDS encoding ImmA/IrrE family metallo-endopeptidase, which gives rise to MAHAARERATLEGEAVAEALGCDTPPIDPFDVVRRERRLIHAEGDDFGDAFDGRIRYLGRRFLIAYNTCYDRWPHQGKHHSKVLFTVAHELGHFYLPEHRRRLVTSRRAHDSFTEFVADRQIEQEADAFAAGLLMPKQLLRRFVNAENFPTIERIKEVRNLFSVSLTGLLVRWTQLSDFPCLTVAARGDEILFGWASESLRSQGVWGVRRGERAVGKEFQSFVRHSQTGGGYRESKANGALYSWAEHEGRRLLTQEHYFYIPHTGMSWCLVMADEQDFERQSY